GGTCCGGGCACAGCGGAGGGCCCATGGGGTCGGCCGACATCTTTGCGGTACTCTACTTTGGCGGTGTGATGAACTATAATCCCGCAGATATGAATCAGCCGGACCGCGACAGGTTTGTTCTCTCGGCAGGACACATGGCGCCGGTCCTGTATGCGTCGCTGGCAAATGCCGGGTGCTTCCCCAAGGACGAGCTGGGTACACTGCGCAAATTCGGGTCGCGCCTGCAAGGGCATCCCGGACGTGATATGCATCTGCCGGGTATCGAAACATCAAGCGGTTCGCTTGGACAGGGAATCTCCATTGCCGTGGGTATGGCAATGGCCGATAAGCTGGTGGATCGAAACAGCCGGAAAGTGTTTGCATTAACGGGTGACGGTGAGCTGCAGGAAGGCAGTGTGTGGGAGGCTGCAATGGCGGCGTCGAACTACAATCTGGACAATTTCTGCTGGATTATTGATAATAACGACTGTCAGATCGACGGACGGTTGCCCGATGTGATGAATGTGTATCCCATCGACGACAAGTGTAAGGCCTTCGGCTTCGAGACGATTGTTGTGGACGGACACAACCATGCCGATTTGGTAAGGGGCTTTGATTTCTTCCTGGATAACCACAAAAAGGAAACCGGCAAGCCTACCTGCATCATCGCACGGTCATTCATGGGCCATGGCGTGAGCTTTATGAACGACAAGTTTGAGTGGCATGGTAAGCCCCCTTCAAAAGAACAGGCTGAACAAGCTCTTGCCGAACTGGCATAATGACGGTTTACACGATTGATTTTCTCCTCACCGGATTTTATTCCCTACTTCATTCTTGATCATGGAACTTCTTGGACAAAAACCTACTCGCTTTGGCTTTGGTGACGGACTTGTTGACCTGGGCGAAAAGTATGAAAACGTTGTTGTACTTGGTGGCGATATCACCGGTTCGGTGATGACGTCGCTGTTTAAAGATCGCTGGCCTGACCGCTTTTTTTCGGTTGGAATTGCTGAACAAAATGCAACGACCATTGCGGCGGGTCTTGCCCTTACCGGCAAAATTCCGTTCTTTGCCTCATACGGTGCTTTCTGCGCCTTCCGGAATGCTGACCAGTTGCGGATTTCAGTATGCTATAACGAAGCCAATGTTAAAATTGGCGGCGGACATGCCGGTATCAGCGTTGGTCCTGACGGTGCTACCCACCAGGTTCTGGAAGAAGTATCGTTCCTGCGTACGCTGCCACACATGACGCTGCTGGTTCCGTGTGACTACGAGCAGGCCCGCAAGGCAACGGTGGCTATGGGCGAGATGGTTGGTCCGGCATACATCCGCTTTGGCAGGTCGCCGGTGCCGATGTTTACCACCGAGAACACTCCGTTTGAAATTGGTAAGGCATACGTGTACCGCGATGGCACCGATGTTGCACTGGTTGCCAATGGCGCGATGGTATGGGAAGCCCTCACCGCCGCCGATTACCTGGCAAAACAAGGTATTCAGGCACGGGTCATTAATGCACCGTCAGTTAAACCGTTTGATTTTGAAACCATCACTGCGGCAGCCCGCGAATGCGGCTGTATTGTCACGGCCGAAGAGCATCAGCTCCATGGAGGTTTGGGCGGTGCTGTTGCCGAATGTACGGCAAAGAACTTCCCGGTGCCAATTGAATTTGTTGGCGTAAAAGATACGTTTGGCGGCTCCGGCGAGCCCGAAGAGCTGATGGAGAAGTTTGGTCTTACCTGGCGCGAAATCGTGGCTTCGGCCAAGATAGCCATGCAGCGTCGCGACAAGGGCAGCACCGGCGTTCGGGCCATTAAAGATGTCCCGGTTTTCGAATAACATCGCAATCACAGATCCGGTTTTGTTGCGTATCGCGGCAATTGCTCACGATGCAGGTGTGCAATGCTACGTGGTAGGGGGCTTTGTACGCGATGCCCTGCTCCAGAAAGATCGTAGCGATATTGATATTACGGTTATTGGTGATCCAGTTCGGTTCGCTCGGATGGTGGCCGATGCTTTTAAGTCGCAGACGGTGGAGTACGAGCGGTTTCGGACAGCGATGGTTCCGGCCTTTGGTAAGCAAATTGAATTTGTTGGAACCCGGCAGGAGGTGTACCGTGAGGGGTCGCGTAAGCCGATTGTTAAAGAGGGGACACTTGAAGACGACCTGCGCCGGCGTGACTTTACGGTGAACGCTATGGCAGCCTCGCTCTCGGCCGATTCCCTTGGCGATGTTGTTGATTTGTTTCATGGAGCCGAAGATCTCGCCAGGGGGCTACTGGTAACGCCGCTTGATCCGGAAGTTACCATGTCCGATGATCCGCTCCGGATGATGCGGGC
This is a stretch of genomic DNA from Ignavibacteria bacterium. It encodes these proteins:
- a CDS encoding transketolase gives rise to the protein METNTASNLDFSTITFPNKRRQAEDFVPIAKEIRRDIIKMLVRAGSGHSGGPMGSADIFAVLYFGGVMNYNPADMNQPDRDRFVLSAGHMAPVLYASLANAGCFPKDELGTLRKFGSRLQGHPGRDMHLPGIETSSGSLGQGISIAVGMAMADKLVDRNSRKVFALTGDGELQEGSVWEAAMAASNYNLDNFCWIIDNNDCQIDGRLPDVMNVYPIDDKCKAFGFETIVVDGHNHADLVRGFDFFLDNHKKETGKPTCIIARSFMGHGVSFMNDKFEWHGKPPSKEQAEQALAELA
- a CDS encoding transketolase family protein, producing MELLGQKPTRFGFGDGLVDLGEKYENVVVLGGDITGSVMTSLFKDRWPDRFFSVGIAEQNATTIAAGLALTGKIPFFASYGAFCAFRNADQLRISVCYNEANVKIGGGHAGISVGPDGATHQVLEEVSFLRTLPHMTLLVPCDYEQARKATVAMGEMVGPAYIRFGRSPVPMFTTENTPFEIGKAYVYRDGTDVALVANGAMVWEALTAADYLAKQGIQARVINAPSVKPFDFETITAAARECGCIVTAEEHQLHGGLGGAVAECTAKNFPVPIEFVGVKDTFGGSGEPEELMEKFGLTWREIVASAKIAMQRRDKGSTGVRAIKDVPVFE